A window of Rhinatrema bivittatum chromosome 2, aRhiBiv1.1, whole genome shotgun sequence contains these coding sequences:
- the NQO2 gene encoding ribosyldihydronicotinamide dehydrogenase [quinone] isoform X3: MKKVDQDVSAFTSSKGNLCNPQHFNYGVETREAFRHGSLCKDVVEEQKKVQEADLVIFQFPLYWFSMPAIMKGWLDRVLIQGFAHDFPQCYEAGLLKGKLALLSFTTGGTEEMFSKEGDSGDVKYLLWPIQHGMMHFCGFKILSPQINFAPEYVTESRRKEMLTSWAQRLESIWNEKPITCTPPWYFQ, translated from the exons ATGAAAAAAGTAGATCAGGATGTGTCTGCTTTTACTTCCTCCAAAGGGAATTTGTGCAATCCCCAGCACTTTAACTATGGAGTAGAAACCAGAGAAGCCTTTCGGCATGGAAGTTTGTGCAAGGATGTGGTTGAAGAGCAGAAGAAGGTGCAAGAAGCTGATTTAGTGATTTTCCAG tttccttTGTATTGGTTCAGCATGCCTGCAATTATGAAAGGCTGGCTGGATCGAGTGCTCATCCAGGGCTTTGCCCATGATTTCCCACAATGCTATGAAGCTGGCTTGCTCAAG GGTAAACTAGCTCTATTGTCATTCACCACTGGAGGAACGGAGGAAATGTTTTCAAAAGAAGGAGACAGTGGTGATGTCAAGTATCTACTCTGGCCTATACAG CACGGCATGATGCACTTCTGTGGTTTCAAAATCCTTTCGCCTCAGATCAACTTTGCACCCGAATATGTGACGGAGAGTAGAAGGAAGGAAATGTTAACCTCCTGGGCACAGCGGCTGGAGAGCATCTGGAATGAAAAACCTATAACCTGTACTCCACCATGGTATTTCCAGTAA